A region of Heliangelus exortis chromosome 4, bHelExo1.hap1, whole genome shotgun sequence DNA encodes the following proteins:
- the CFAP96 gene encoding cilia-and flagella-associated protein 96 → MPAEGKTDMERIGLFSEMGYVTIGDKYVSRYMRPFNEAASKNRQMLPGGSKTLSALQAGYFDPQFVRVFEAEAYSDPVRLRRRFRMTESKKNLGTAFLPTDGFKWPCGLGSYYGTIGGPFPYFSAQLKSRERYVPPGKNFYTNPGKKGTGYGYANLTIGEQYPHKPDGYDLERINAKKARELHKRLLKGGPFKLNLYPQEYFDANPYFSDKPLPPVKKAVPKKPIAPPFKPSSPGKKPGGMKAGTFDPYPSHSTDPYLIKKPQAVKTTKEQRIFQPPPGPKSRPVTSIMTLNVSRSLNVKNYKTAQLAPY, encoded by the exons ATGCCTGCAGAAGGGAAAACTGATATGGAGAGGATTGGCCTCTTCAGTGAAATGGGTTATGTTACCATTGGAGACAAATATGTATCACGTTATATGC gtCCTTTTAATGAAGCTGCAAGCAAGAACAGACAGATGTTACCTGGGGGGTCCAAAACATtgtcagctctgcaggcaggtTATTTTGATCCTCAGTTTGTGAGGGTTTTTGAAGCTGAAGCCTACTCAGACCCTGTTCGGCTACGGAGACGCTTTAGAATGacagaatcaaagaaaaatttggGTACAGCTTTCCTTCCCACTGATGGATTCAAGTGGCC ATGTGGACTTGGCAGCTATTATGGAACCATAGGAGGACCGTTTCCATACTTTAGTGCTCAACTGAAATCCAGAGAAAGATATGTTCCTCCTGGAAAGAATTTCTATACTAATCCAGGAAAGAAAGGAACTGGATATGG ttaTGCAAACCTTACCATAGGTGAACAATATCCACACAAACCTGATGGGTATGATCTAGAAAGAATAAATgcaaag AAAGCACGAGAGCTACATAAACGATTGCTTAAAGGAGGGCCTTTCAAGTTAAATTTATATCCCCAGGAGTATTTTGATGCTAATCCCTACTTTAGTGATAAACCTTTGCCACCTGTGAAGAAAGCAGTTCCAAAGAAGCCAATTGCACCACCTTTCAAACCAAGTTCTCCTGGTAAAAAG cctgGGGGCATGAAAGCAGGCACATTTGATCCATACCCAAGCCATTCCACTGACccttatttaattaaaaagcctCAGGCTGTCAAAACTACCAAGGAACAACGGATTTTTCAACCTCCTCCAGGACCAAAGAGCAGACCTGTTACAAGCATAATGACTTTAAATGTCTCAAG ATCACTAAATGTAAAGAACTACAAGACTGCACAGCTGGCACCTTATTAG